The Microvirga thermotolerans sequence CAATCAACGAGTGCTGACAATCCCATTCGCCAACGCACTGGACCCCAAACCGTCGCGTTGAGCGAGAAGGCTCTCATATCCACCATGCGGCTCTGGTGTTGGACAACGAGGTTCCTATGAGCAAAGGTCGTTCTGGCACGGCTCAGAGAGTTGTGAACACCGTGTGGAAGGTGATGAGGTTCTGGGGCGGTCATCCCAGAGTGCCACCCAGGGTAAAACTCAATGGGAGGCGGGGCTATGGCGACAACGATATTGCGTCGCCGGATGGGCGCTCAGACGAGAAGTGAGCTGCCGAACCGCACCTACATGACGCCCCGCTCCAAACAGATTGGGGTGCTTCGCATTATCTCAATGTTCCTTGTTCTGCGACGAAATCAGTGACGCAGGGCCAGACCTTCGCCTTCGCCATACTGGCCGGAATGATGGCGTTGTTCATTTGGGGACGCCTGCGTTACGACCTTGTGGCTGTTCTCGCCCTTCTTGCGGCTGTGTTCACCGGCATTGTCCCCCATAAGGCGGCTTTCTCCGGATTTGGTGACGATATTGTCATCATTGTCGCAAGTGCCCTCGTCGTCAGCGCGGCGGTCGCACGCTCTGGCGTGATGGAGGCGGTCCTCCATCGAGTCTCACCTTACATCACCTCGGTGCAGGGCCAGATTGTCGTTCTTGTGACCGTGGTCACGATCCTGTCCGCCTTTGTCAAAAACATCGGCGCGCTCGCAATGATAATCCCAGTGGCGTTCCAGATGGCACGGCGCTCGAATGCCTCCCCCTCGTGCTTTCTCATGCCGATGGCCTTCGGGTCTCTGCTCGGCGGTCTGATCACCCTTGTCGGCACCTCGCCCAACATCATCGTCTCTCGCGTGCGTGAGGACCTGACGGGTCAGCCTTTCGGCATGTTCGACTTCACCCCGGTCGGCCTCGGCCTCGCGGCGGCTGGCGTGGCGTTCCTGGCCTTCGGCTACCGGCTTCTGCCCGGCGGTCGCAAAGCTGTCGCGGCCATGGACGAGGCGATCAACCTCACCGACTACATGACGGAAGCGCGCGTTGCGGAGAACTCGCCGGTCGTCGGCTTGACAGTCAGCGACTTGGCAAACGCATGTGACAACGAGGTCCTGGTCACTGGGATCGTTCGGAACAAAACCGAGCACATGGCACCCCTGCCGGATGCTGTCCTTCGCAAGGGCGATATTGTTCTCCTTGAGGGCGATCCGGAAGCGCTGGAGCGGGCGGTCGCCCGCGCTCATCTGGAACTCGAAGGCGACGACCGCCCCACGCAAGGCAGGGGTGCCGATGAGGAGATCGGAGGAATTGAGGCTGTCGTCGGACCGACCTCAATGTTGATTGGTCAAACGGCCAAACGCATGGCGTTGCACGAGCGCTTCAACATCAATCTTCTCGCCGTCAGTCGCAGCGGCGAGAGGTTCACCGAGCGCCTGCGCGACATCACCTTGCAGACTGGCGACGTTCTCGTGCTGAAGGGCGATCTCACCCGGCTTCCGGACAAGCTGAAGGAACTCGGCTGTCTGCCGCTGGCTGAGCGCGAAATCCGCCTGGGCAATATCCGGCAGGGTCTTGTCCCCGTGGTGGTCCTGGCGAGCGCCATGGGGCTCACGGCCTTTGGCCTTTTGCCCATCGCCACCGCCTTCTTCGCCGCTGCCGCCCTGATGGTCCTGCTCGGGGCACTCTCGCTCCGCGAGGCTTACGAAGCTGTCGATTGGCCCATTCTGGTGATGCTCGGGGCGCTGATCCCAGTCAGCGAGGCGATCCGCACGACCGGTGGGGCCGATCTCCTAGCTGGATGGCTCTCGCTGCTTGCCAGCACCTTGCCATCTTATGGAGCGCTCGCGCTGATCATGATGGCGGCTATGGGCGTGACGCCGTTCCTGAACAATGCGGCCACAGTGCTGGTGATGGCTCCCATCGCGGCAACCTTTGCTGGACAACTTGGCTACAAACCTGACGCCTTTCTCATGGCAGTCGCGGTGGGCGCAGCCTGCGACTTCCTCACGCCGATTGGACACCAGTGCAACACGCTCGTGATGGGACCGGGCGGATACCGGTTCGGCGACTACTGGAAGCTGGGGTTGCCGCTCTCCTTCATTGTCCTTCTGCTCGGCGTGCCGCTCATCCTGCTCGTGTGGCCGCTGACCTAGCCAGCAGGGTTGTTGCGCTCAGACGTGAGCGGAAACCGCACCTGAATCCGCGTCCTCCGATCCCCCTCAATCGCCAGGGTGCCGTTAAGACTACGAGCCATGCCTTCAATCAGGCGCATGCCCATTCCCCCCGTGCCCCGTGTGGCGGGAAGACCCACGCCGTTATCCTCGATGAAAAGGAGCACGTCCTCTCCCTGGCGGTGCAGCCCGACCCGAATGGTGCCGCGCCGCTTGTCGGGAAAGGCGTGCTTGAGCGCGTTGGTGATTGCCTCCCCCGCAATCAATGCCACATTGATGGCGCGATCAACATCCAACGTGATCTCATCGGCGTCGCTCGTGAGGTCTATGCGCTGAT is a genomic window containing:
- a CDS encoding SLC13 family permease encodes the protein MTQGQTFAFAILAGMMALFIWGRLRYDLVAVLALLAAVFTGIVPHKAAFSGFGDDIVIIVASALVVSAAVARSGVMEAVLHRVSPYITSVQGQIVVLVTVVTILSAFVKNIGALAMIIPVAFQMARRSNASPSCFLMPMAFGSLLGGLITLVGTSPNIIVSRVREDLTGQPFGMFDFTPVGLGLAAAGVAFLAFGYRLLPGGRKAVAAMDEAINLTDYMTEARVAENSPVVGLTVSDLANACDNEVLVTGIVRNKTEHMAPLPDAVLRKGDIVLLEGDPEALERAVARAHLELEGDDRPTQGRGADEEIGGIEAVVGPTSMLIGQTAKRMALHERFNINLLAVSRSGERFTERLRDITLQTGDVLVLKGDLTRLPDKLKELGCLPLAEREIRLGNIRQGLVPVVVLASAMGLTAFGLLPIATAFFAAAALMVLLGALSLREAYEAVDWPILVMLGALIPVSEAIRTTGGADLLAGWLSLLASTLPSYGALALIMMAAMGVTPFLNNAATVLVMAPIAATFAGQLGYKPDAFLMAVAVGAACDFLTPIGHQCNTLVMGPGGYRFGDYWKLGLPLSFIVLLLGVPLILLVWPLT